A window of the Zeugodacus cucurbitae isolate PBARC_wt_2022May chromosome 2, idZeuCucr1.2, whole genome shotgun sequence genome harbors these coding sequences:
- the LOC105210081 gene encoding slit homolog 2 protein — MILKRELAKTLLFLALYLLAPSAAQSEEESVDADSETVEDNVELGLLTYDSVENTPINTAEPTTTIKATADSKNFENTNNFEDELKTTEDSNNFENTNTYEDARPQLRNIKSLDENCLESYCYNFRYERLDEVAFFDIKTEVRINKEATTYDIVNGRNYDTLIFENSTFARFPLNLFYAVNVKELDMRNCSIQVVTWECFLMAQNLRILLLSNNRLQVITTNTFKYASELQYLFLDSNRLVQLDSDSFEGLTALRYLDMSHNRLTQLPKRLFNYLPALEELRLDNNRIRTLSNQPFVNNLNLLILSMSGNQLEQIDDNTFRRQSKFIILDITNNPKLSKLVLLLQLHNLVAANCALTRVNVYGYVRNVDLSYNHIQELYFAQPDQLKTLSLRNNSLQQVASLSRATELQVLDLGDNPQLRTLPSPWLANSLKRLDLGNTGLQQLPIEAIAEQTQLSFLNVSYNQLREINPQNFKYLEKLSNFDIRGNDWNCYNLNILMDILLKPHNIAYGHDVMDSEFPGEYINDIACMYRIEDAEDFDSSIDQSSSSANAVDKLAQLQKYPQEELESLRRELKAIVGIYEQKFDRAFQLIENLNARLRAFEKMNATLFQHVTITV; from the coding sequence ATGATTTTGAAACGCGAACTCGCTAAAACGCTTTTATTTTTGGCACTTTATCTACTCGCGCCGAGTGCCGCACAAAGCGAGGAAGAAAGTGTAGATGCTGACTCCGAAACAGTTGAAGACAATGTAGAGCTGGGTTTGCTAACGTACGACTCGGTTGAGAACACGCCCATAAATACCGCCGAACCGacaactacaataaaagcaactGCAGATTCAAAGAATTTTGAGAACACAAACAATTTCGAAGATGAGTTAAAAACAACTGAGGATTCGAATAATTTTGAGAACACAAACACTTACGAAGATGCGCGACCACAACTACGTAACATCAAGAGTTTGGACGAAAATTGTCTTGAGAGCTATTGCTACAATTTCCGCTATGAACGGCTCGATGAGGTGGCCTTCTTCGATATTAAAACGGAGGTGCGTATTAATAAAGAAGCTACCACCTATGATATTGTGAATGGACGCAATTACGATACGCTGATCTTTGAGAATTCCACATTCGCGCGCTTTCCGCTAAATCTCTTCTATGCGGTGAACGTTAAGGAGTTGGATATGCGTAACTGTTCCATACAAGTGGTGACGTGGGAGTGTTTTCTGATGGCACAAAATCTACGCATACTATTGCTCTCTAACAATCGCCTGCAGGTGATCACCACGAACACTTTCAAATACGCGAGTGAACTGCAATATCTATTTCTCGATTCGAATCGTTTGGTACAATTGGATAGCGATAGTTTTGAGGGATTGACGGCGTTGCGTTATTTGGATATGAGTCATAATCGGCTGACACAACTACCGAAGCGTCTGTTTAACTATCTCCCCGCTTTGGAGGAGTTACGTCTGGACAATAATCGCATACGCACGCTAAGCAATCAGCCTTtcgtaaataatttgaatttattgataCTCTCGATGAGCGGTAATCAGCTTGAGCAGATTGACGATAACACATTCCGACGTCAGTCGAAGTTCATCATTTTGGATATTACGAATAATCCGAAATTGAGCAAACTCGTCTTGCTGCTGCAATTGCATAATTTGGTCGCCGCCAATTGTGCGCTTACGCGTGTCAACGTTTACGGTTATGTTCGCAACGTCGATCTCAGCTACAATCACATACAAGAATTGTACTTTGCGCAACCGGATCAACTGAAAACGTTGTCATTACGTAACAATTCGTTGCAGCAGGTTGCCTCGCTGTCGCGCGCCACCGAGTTGCAAGTGCTCGATTTGGGTGATAATCCGCAGTTGCGTACACTGCCCTCACCGTGGTTGGCGAACTCTTTGAAACGTTTGGATCTCGGCAATACGGGCTTGCAGCAATTGCCCATCGAGGCAATCGCCGAGCAAACGCAATTGAGCTTTCTCAATGTATCCTACAATCAGTTGCGCGAGATCAATCCGCAAAATTTTAAGTATCTGGAGAAGTTGAGCAATTTCGATATACGCGGCAATGATTGGAACTGCTACAATTTGAATATACTTATGGATATACTGCTTAAGCCGCACAATATTGCTTACGGTCACGATGTAATGGACAGTGAATTTCCGGGCGAATATATCAACGATATTGCATGTATGTATCGTATCGAGGATGCGGAAGACTTTGACTCTAGCATTGATCAGTCTAGCAGTAGTGCAAATGCGGTGGATAAACTAGCACAACTGCAAAAGTATCCACAAGAAGAGTTGGAAAGCTTGCGTAGGGAGCTTAAAGCTATTGTGGGCATTTATGAACAAAAATTCGATCGTGCTTTTCAGCTGATCGAGAACTTGAATGCGCGTTTGCGCGCCTTTGAGAAGATGAATGCTACGCTCTTCCAGCATGTTAcaataactgtataa